The window GGTTTGATGGCTCCTATCGTGAAACTAgcccagccgacacaaaccccaaaCCAACcaaaacaattataataataCATTTAAAAGTCATTAATAAGATAAAAACCCCAAAATATAGAGTAGAATAGAACAGTGCGGAAACAAACACGGCCCAACATCAGGGTGTTACAGTCATGGGCATCTACAATtcgtctaagagtatgaaaagacAACATATTCTGATACAAAGCTAGTACAAAgtgaaataaagataggaaggagaagcactgggctacgaacgccgagcagctacctagtcaactccgaacaaGCCTGCTAGAAGGCAAATCAGCACTTGCTAGCATGACCCGAGactcttggatctgcacacagggtgcagggagtaatgtgagtatgccaactcagtaagtaataaaagtaaaggcaggtgagcgataagaaaacacgtaaaacacaacataatgctacaacaaaacAGTATAAATCCAGAACAATGTAGTAGTAAAGTAAAAGCtcgtaaaaacaccttagttcagtaaaaacctctttaaaacatctttcagtagttcaaacgagtgatgaaaacaggGAGAGAAAGGATACAAACATAAATCAGCCTCTCAGCCAAAATACCAATAGAACCAGCCCCTTGAGCTACCTCACAAtaactcgtatcagcccctcaggcaataacatgaaacaacaacatcccctcgggcaatatcaaaccatctcatggcataatcaaattagaccctcgacctcataatcatgaatcagtacaacactacTGCAGCGCgtatcccgatcccataatatcctcactacACAGGCCCTCCGCCTCACTcaatcagaaatctctcaagccactcgggcaatagtaaaacatgatgctcagcccaaaatatcatttaaaatgacaaaacggagtaaatatggctgaattatgaaaatagtagaatacaacatgacagattataaatatgaagtcaaaacagtaaggaataaTAGTAAAAATCCCCCAAGGggccaaaatagttggcacgaggcccaaatatggcgttcaacccaaaacatgataatactttccaaaatacaataataacaaataattttcaatcaacTACGCggtttaacagtcatacgggatggactaagtcacaatctccaatagtgcacaaccctacactcatcatctagcgtgtgcgtcacctcaaagtagcacaacaatgtaaaattcagggtttcataccctcaggacaacattaacaatcattacttacctctatccggtccaaattctagcccgcgatgcctttgcccctcgaatcggcctccggatgctccaaatttAACCAAAAACAGATTTTAGCATCAAAATATTCTAAGGAAACAAAGCACACTCGAAAATAACCAGTTTAAATCAAAAATCcagaaattggccaaacccaacccccgggcccacgtctcggatttcgacaaaaatcacaaaactagaatccttacactctcacgagatCATACATattaaatacatcaaaatccgaccacaaatgacccctcaaatcctcaaatcaaagtctcaagttccaagccctaactccccaattttaggctttagattccacaaatttcatgtttaattaggtaaaaatcacaataggatcgagtattaagtccataaatcttacctccaagtgtttccctttgattccctccTCAATTCTTctgaaaaagctccaaaatcgctcaaaaatggtgaagtttagacccaaaatcgcggacaatggccttttaaacattctgcccaggtgacCGTTTCCTTTTTTGCGAAcacggtcaacgcctcgcgttcgcgaaacacaaaaTTCGGTTGACCACTTAatccttcatcacgaacgcgacatCCTGTACGAGAACCTTCAGCTCCtcaacccatcgcgaatgcgacacctATCTCGCGAACGTGAATTACAAACAACCTAAACCCAGCTGCTCCtatttactctatgcgaacacgGGAAACtgatcgcattcgcgatgaacactGGACCCAACCCTTCGCGAATACGGGACACCCATCGTGAAAACAAAGGCCAAATTTCCTGCCTTACcgcctaacccttcgcgaacgcgaagaccaaatgtctgcaacaccaacaatagattttctgcaacttttccaaCTTGAACTTGATCTGTTCAACcacttgaaactcacccgaggacttcgggacctcaaccaaacatgccaacatatcccataacctcattcaaacttgttccaaccttcgaaatgctcaaaacagcatcaaaaccccaaattgacatcggattcaagcctaagaattccaaaaacatCCAAATTTCGGTTtggatcaaaaagtctaccaaacctcgtccgaatgacctgaaattttgcacgcacgtcacaaatgacacaacggacctactccaacttccgtaattccattccgatccctatatcaaaatttcatctatcaaccggaaaataccaaaattccaatttcgccaattcaagcctagatctactctggacctctaaaacacattccgatcatgctcctaagtcccaaatcacctcccaaagctatctgaaccatcagaattcactctgagccctttttcacataagtcaacattcgattGACTTTACCAACCTAAGGTTAATCAAAAGAGACcaagtgtctcattcctttccaaaacctctctgaacccgAATCAACAAACCCGATATCACCTAATACAGCTGAACAAAACAATAAGAAGCACAAATGGgagaaacagagtggtaactcttgaaacgaccggccgggtcgttacaacgaATCATGGCGGTCATGCTCTTAAACAAACAATTCCTTCCATGTATTACTATGTACAATATGTTCTAATAAAGTGTCAACAACTTTATAAATGAACTTAATATGAGTCATTTAGTGTCCAGCTTTATTCATCTAATAATCACAAACTAAAACATAAAGAACCAAAGTGTGCACTGTCATGTATATCAAAATGAACAATAATGTCTAGACAAACTGTTAGAGAACAAAGCAAGGCTAAATTGAGCTACTAAGACCCATATGGGGTACATGATCCTTGAAATTATTAGCCGGCAAACCTTTATTCATAGGATCATCAATCATCAAAATAGTACTAATATGCTCAAAACTCACGTCTTGCTTTTTCACATAGTCTCTAACCATCAAGTACTTTCTGTCGATATGCTTGCTTCGGCtgccacttttattattattagatAAGAATAATGTAGCTGAATTGTCATAGAAGATTCTTAATGGCCTTGAAATGGAGTAGACAATCCTAAGGCCGGAAATAAAGTTTTTAAACCATAACGCATGTGATGTAGCTTCATAGCATGCTATAAATTCAGCTTCCATTGTGGATGTTTCCACAATGGTCTAGTTGATACTTCTCCAAGATACAACACCTCCAGCAAGAAGGAAAATGTATCTTGAAATGGATTTGTCAGTGTCTTTGTATCTATCCAAATCAGAGTCTAAATATCCAATCACCTCCACTAAGTTAGAGTATTTGTATGTGAGCTTAAAATTCTTGGTTCCTTGCAAATATCTCAAAATCTTTTTTCCAGTTTTCCAATGGTCAAGACAAGGATTAATTTGATATCTGCAAAGCATTCCTACCACAAAGGCAATATCAGGTCTGGTACAGACCTGTGCATACATAAGCTCCCAACAAGTGAAGCATAAGGAATGTCTTTCATTTGCTCCTTTTCGAATACATTTTGTGGACATTGATTCAATGAATTTGTCACCTTTAATTATGGGTGCTGCTATAGGTGAACAATTCTTCATCTTGAATCTTTCAAGAATTCTTTCAATGTAGGCCTTTTGAGACAATCCAATTAATCTTCGGAATTTGTCTCTATGAATCTCTATGCTAATGATATAAGAGGCTTCACCCATATCCTTCATCtcaaaattctagataaggaactGTTTAGTCTCGTGCAACAATCCCAAATCACTACTTGCAAGCAAAATGCCATACCCATATAGGAATAGAAAATTATATTTGTTCCCACTTATCTTAAGGTATATACACTGATCAATGATGTTCTCCGTAAATCAAAATGAAGAAACAATATTGTGAAATTTAATATACCATTGGCGGGAAGCTTGCTTTAGCCCATAAATGGATTTATTCAACTTGcaaacaaggtgacttttatCCTTATTACAAAATCCTTCAGGCTGACGCATGTATACCTCCTCTTCAAGATCTCCATTCAGGAAagttgttttcacatccatttgatgtaactCTAAATCAAAATGAGCTACTAATGCCATGATTATTCTCAATGAATCCTTCTTTGATACTGGAGAGAAGGTTTCATGGTAATCAATGCCTTCCCTTTGAGTAAAACCCTTTGACTACAATTCTGGCTTTATATCGTTTGATATTACTAGATGAATCTATTTTAGTTTTACAGATCCACTTGAAACCTATAGTGGAGGCTCACTTTGGTAATTCGACGAGATCCCAGACTTTATTTTAGCCATAGAttctaactcttcttttcatGGCATCATACCAAAGTGTGGAGTTTTCTCCACTCATGGCTTGTGAAAACGAGCATGGATCATCTTTTAGTCCAATATCATAATCAGACTCTTGGAGATATACAACATAGTCGCTAGAAATTGCTGATTTTCGAATTCTTGAGGATTTTCTCACTCCCACTAGTTCTGATACTTCTTCGGTGGGTTCTGGTAAAGGGGTTGATCTTCATGTGGCTCCTCGAGTAGTGGTGGCTCTTGAACCTGTTGTTGTTCAGATAATTCACGAGAGCTTTTCTGAGCAATATTCAAGTTCTCAATATATAAAGGCACCATAGGCGGTTCCCTTATTTCTTACAATTCCACCCTTTGAGTCAAACCACTCCCACTTTCTTCATGTTCCTCAAGAAATTTAGCATTTCTAGCCTCAACAATTTTAGGAGAATGAGAAGgaaaataaaacctaaatcccTTAGAGTTAACTGCATAGCCTATAAAATAACTGCTTCTTGTTGTTTCATCTGACTTCTTTAGTTGTGGGTTATAAACCCTCACTTTAGTTAGACATCCCCAAACGTATAAATGACTTAAACTAGGTTTCCATCCTTTCCAAAACTCAAAAGGTGTCTTAGGGACAACCTTGGATAGAACCCTATTTAAAATATAGACAATGGTTTTTAGGCTTCACACCATAAGGATAAAGGTAAACTTGACTTGCTAATCATGCTTCTTACCATGTCCATTAATATCTGGTTCCTTCTTTCTACCACACAATTTTATTATGGTGTTCCTGGCATGGTATGTTGAGCAATTATACCTTCACTTTCAAGGAACTCAGCAAAATGGCCCCTTAACTTGTCCTTTATCTGTGTACTTACCATAATATTCTCCACCCTATCAGATCTTACAATTTTAATTTGAGCACCAGTTTTTTTCTCTACTTCTGTTTTGTAAACTTTAAAAGCATCAAgtgcttttgatttgttaaacaaaAAATAGAGATACATATAGCTTGAATAGTCATCAATAAATGAGATAAAATATCTCTCACCATTCAAGGAAGGGGTAGGAAAAGGTCCACAAATGTCTGTATGTATGATCTCAAGCAATTGAGAACTCTTTTTGGCaccttttgtaacgacccgatcgatcattttgagctctagcgcatcgttcggtagtttgaggccatgagcaacttccctttaggtattatgacttgtacgcatggtcagaattgaatttcgagaagttcagggttgatttggaaagagaattctcatttcggaagatttaagttgaaagaattgactaagattggatttttgagtaaacgacatcggaatcgagattcgaaggttccagcaggtacgtatgatgattttggacttgggcatatgtccggatcgggttttggaagtcCCGGGAACGTTTCGACACCTATTgtgaaagttagcatttttgaaagaatctcataagtttgggttgaagtgcatttcagtgttatcaaagtctgtttgggatttcgagtctgggaatagctctgtatggtgattctagtgttAGGAGCGCGTTCGGAACTGAATCTGGAGGTCTGTGGGTCatttttggagtcatttggctaaagatagaaatttgaaggtttttgaggagtttgaccggaagtggactttttgatatcggggtcggaatccaattccggaagttggagtaagtccgtaatgtcgaatgtgacttgtgtgcaaaatttgagatcaatcgaacttgatttaataggtttcaacatagaatgtaaaagtttgaagttctaaagtttattaagcttgaattggggtgagattcatgatttcgatgttgtttgatgtgatttgattcCTCGAGAAGGTCcatgttatattatgggactggtttgtgtgattggacggggccccgggggcctcgggtgtgtttcgaggttgtttcggatcatttcgagctgttttgcaatagctgatgctggtgtctggtgttgttcttcgtgttcgcgagggtCCTCTCGCGTTcccgaagaaggatttggcttcagggactctgttcttcgcgttcgcggtcgcGAGGAAGGAAATCTCTGTTGTAATAGTCTGATTTTGGAGGCTCATATCACACAATttataaggaatttagagatgatccaaaaataaaagttgtagccctttgtgtctagttctCAGAAAGGTAAATCATTTTGCAtttggatttgtgtacaaaaggttatggctggtacactataggctgtccgggaagatgaagaagaaatttgtgttgtaCAGGTCTGACTTTGGTAGCTTATATATCAAAATCTATAAAGAATTGGGAGATGACCAAAACATGAAATTTGTAGATATTGGTATCTAGTTAGAAAACATTAAACCTTTTGTTATTTGGAGTTTTTTACAAAAAGTTATggctattatactagaggctatctgagaagagtttggaaaatggtttttgggaattttcttcttcacgaacgcgatggggttctcgcgaacgcaaagaaaagtcgtctgggcagtgtataagtgtaagtaaatgggtttggctcatttcatctcatttcctctatgggagccgacctaggagcgattttggagcaccattttcatcatccatgtcaaggtaagtgattcccacctattgcaagttaattacttggattatatttgaattttaacatgaaaaatcatgtaaattagtagaaattttgggattttgaaaaaaacctagaaaatttctattcttagattttgaccacgaatttggacatgaaattgagagccaattatatatttgagttcgtaaggttgtgggtaaattttatcttcgaaattttttgaaattcgggcatgtgggcccgagggcgattttgttaacttttcgagcggagttgggattttatataaattgaattgttatgagtattagggtatattttcattggtttgcccattatttggctagatttggagcgttggggcatcggtttgagtcatCGGAAGGGGCTTGGAAGCCTGTTATTggacttcagagcgaggtaagtgtcatttctaaccttgtaagagggaattgtccccataggcaAAATAATtgattatgtgctcctatttgtaggGGATATGTACATATGAGGTGACGAcaatccgtgcgtagctactattatgtttaagtccgagtagtctaggacccaaaaacatgctatacctaaaatatttgtaatcttattgacaactGAAATTGCCTAAATCATATCGAAATAGTAAAAGAATTTCTAAAAAGGGTTAAGCctcattttcttaaatcattaaaagagaattgactTTTCCTTGGATAAAAATTTCTTGATGAATTCTTAATTGACTGTTTGAATCTGTGTATCTATGAGTACCTGGGTTGCACGTATGATCCGCAAGCGGGGTAactctattatttatatttgaccgcgtcatatgtatgatccgcgagcggggtaataaatgcatctatggttcatgccattcgaccctctggcagtgcacagtttaaatatttgttggatcaaGCCTTACGAtttcggcatgatttgcgcatgcttatAATGCTTGCTTGAGATATACAAattgatattgcctccctggtctgagataaattgataaataatggattatgaatttggagacttctaaatataaaaaggaatgtttaATTATTTCTTGACTTACTTGAGTTTACTGCCATTTTTAATAAATCTATGATTATTTgaattattaatatattattattggaccactagtaagtgtcgaagttgacctctcctctctacttcttcgaggttagatgtgatacttactgggtacacgttgttttttttactcatattacacttgttGCGCATTTTTATTACACAAGCaaatgtatgtctagtggcctagttgggcacaacggcatggttgatacggagacttaggtgagttgcacctCTCgagacgatccgcagccagcagagtctcctttagagtattgtactgtattttcttttttgtccaatttgtattccagacaattgttgtattatattatttcctagaaactgctcattcacttgtgacacctggTTCTGGCatgattatggggtattctgtattaacttctaaacattcttttatttattttgtaaagattatcttttactatccaaattgaaggaaaatcatagttttcataattatttaaatgagaatttaattaagtatttatagttggcttgcctgacagcgttgtccggcgccatcacggcccttagtggattttggatcatgacaacatggtatcagagtactaggttcacttaggtctcacgagtcatgagcaagtctagtagagtcttgcggatcggcacgaagatgtctgtacttattttcgagaggctataaagctgttaggagcacttcccttcttgattcctcatcgtgcgatttgaatcctttgaggcttatgcctttatttattTCCTACTCCATCTTATGCGACATGA is drawn from Nicotiana tabacum cultivar K326 chromosome 22, ASM71507v2, whole genome shotgun sequence and contains these coding sequences:
- the LOC142176114 gene encoding secreted RxLR effector protein 161-like, with the translated sequence MGEASYIISIEIHRDKFRRLIGLSQKAYIERILERFKMKNCSPIAAPIIKGDKFIESMSTKCIRKGANERHSLCFTCWELMYAQVCTRPDIAFVVGMLCRYQINPCLDHWKTGKKILRYLQGTKNFKLTYKYSNLVEVIGYLDSDLDRYKDTDKSISRYIFLLAGGVVSWRSIN